The following nucleotide sequence is from Novosphingobium sp. KA1.
GCATCTACTTCGGCGTGCGGGCCAAGCTGTGACGCTTCCGGACCTGTCCCGACGCGCGGTGGTCGCGGGGCTGGCGGGAGCCTGTCTCCTGCCGGTCCCGGCCCTCGCACGCGGCGGTGATCGGAGGCTGTTTACCGACGACTTCCGCCACGGCCTCCGCGAGTGGCGGGTCGAGGCGGAGGCCCCGGCACAGGTTTCCGTGGCGGACGGCGTGCTCGATATCGAGGCGCCCGCCGGGCTGACCCTGTGGTTCCTGCCCCGCCTCGCAGGCCGGATCGCCATCGACTACGAGGCGCAGGCCGTCTCCGCAGGCGGCGCGTTTGACCGGGTGAGCGACCTCAACTGCTTCTGGATGGCGCAGGATCCTGCCGCGCCCGCAGGCGATGCGCTGGCCCGCCCGCGTTCGGGCAAGTTCGAGGACTACGACACCCTCGAAACCTACTACGCGGGCCTTGGCGGCAACGGCAATTCCACCACACGCTTTCGCCGCTATGTCGGCACGCCCGGCGTGCGGCCGCTGCTGCCGGAAAACGACCGGCGCGGCGCGGCGGACATGCTCACCGCCAACCGCTGGCAGCGCATCCGCCTGACCGCCGACGGACCGCACATCGGCTTCTTCCGCGACGGACAGGCACTGTTCGCCTTCGAAGATCCCCGCCCCCTGACCAGCGGTCGCTTCGCGCTGCGCACCACCGCCAGCCATCTGCGGCTGCGCAATTTCACCGTCTCCCGCCTCGTTTGATCTGAGGAATGTCGATGCCTTGCTCTCGTCGTGCCGTGCTGCGTGCCACCCTCCTTGGCGGCGGCGCACTTTGTCTGCCCGCACGCGTGCTTGCCGCGCCCTCGCGCGTGCCGGACATCGATCTGCACTGGCTGGACGGCACCGCGCCCGCATGGGACGCCGGGCAGAGCTTCGGCGTGCCCTGGCCGCGCGGCACGCTGCGTCATGCGGGGCGCCTTGCCGCGCGAACGGAGGACGGCGCGCCGCTGCCGGTCCAGAGCTGGCCGCTCGCCTATTGGCCGGACGGTTCGATCAAGTGGAGCGGCCATGCGCTCCCTGCGGGGCATCATGCGCCGGAGCAGGTCGAGATCACCGCAGGACGCCCCGCGAACCCGGGCGAAACGGTCTCGGTCGAGCAGCTGGCCGAAGCCGTGATCGTCACGGTCGGCCCCACCCGCTGGCGGGTGCCGAAAACCGGCAGCGCGGTGATCGCCTCTGCCGAGCGCGAGGGCCGGGTGCTGCTCCGCGACGTTGCGCTGGTCGCCCGCGCGCAGGATGCCGCCTCGGGCGAAGAGGCCGATACCCTCTCGCAGCAGCATTTCACCAGCCGCATCGACAGCGTGACCGTCGAGCAAACCGGCCCGGTCCGCGCCGTGCTCAAGGTCGACGGCATCCATGCCGGAGCAGCGCGGGCTTGGCTGCCGTTCAGCCTGCGCCTCTATTTCACCAGCGGCAGTGAGGCCGTGCGGATCGTCCACAGCGTGATCTGGGACGGCGATGCCGAGCACGATTTCCTTTCGGGCCTTGGCGTCACCGCACATGTACCCATGCGCGGAGGACTGCATGATCGCCATGTCCGCCTTGCTACCGAAAATAGCCTCTTTGCCGAAGCCGTGCGCCCGCTGACCGGCCTGCGCCGCGATCCCGGCGAGGCGTTCCGGCAGGCCCAGATCGACGGCCGCGCCGTGCCCGATCTGGCGGCCTTGCCCGAAACGTTCGCGCCGTTGCTGGAGAGCATTCCCGCCTGGGGCGATTTCCGGTTGTTCCAGGGCTCGTCCGAAGGTTTTCTGCTCACCAAGCGCACCCGCAAGGGCCGCGCGCCGATCCAGTCGCTCGAAGGCCACCGGGCGCGGGGGCTCGCCTATGTCGGCTCGCCGCAGGGCGGGGCGGCGATCGGCATGGCGGACTTCTGGAAGCGCCATCCGGTCCAGCTCGACATTGCCGGGGCGACGGGCGAGGAGGCCCAGCTTACTGCATGGCTCTGGGCGCCCGATGCCCCGGCGATGGACATGCGCTCCTACCGCGACGTCTTGGGCATGACCGACTATCCGGCACAGAACCGGGGTCTCGACGTGACTTACGAGGATTACGAGCCGGGCTGGGATTCCGCCAAGGGCATCGCCCGCACCAATGAACTCTGGCTCTGGGCGCTACCCGCCACGCCCGATGCGGCAACACTGGAAAGCTACGCTGCCCATGTCGCCCGCCCGCCGCGCCTTCAGGCCAGCCCCGCTCAGATCCGCGCTGCCGGGGTGTTTGGAGACTGGGCCCTGCCCGCCGCCAGCGGCCCGGCGGCCGAGGCTGTGGAACGCCAGAACGACCTGCTGCTCGGCCACTATCAGGGCGAGATCGAACGGCGGCACTGGTACGGTTTCTGGAACCACGGCGACGTCATGCACACCTACGATGCCGACCGGCACCAGTGGCGCTACGACATCGGCGGCTATGCCTGGGACAACAGCGAACTCTCGACCGACCTCTGGCTCTGGTACAGCTACTTGCGCACCGGCCGCGCCGACCTGTTTCGCATGGCCGAGGCGATGACGCGCCATACCGGCGAAGTCGATGTCTACCACGCCGGGCCGTGGGCTGGGCTCGGCACCCGCCACGGCGTCCAGCACTGGAGCGACAGCTCGAAGCAGCCGCGCGTCTCCAACGCGGCCTATCGCCGCATCTATTATTACCTCACCGGCGACGAACGCGTGGGCGACCTGATGCGCGCGCTGATCCACTCCGACCTTGCGCTCCAGAAAGTCGACATCGGCCGCAAGGTGGCGGACCGCGCCCCGGAATCGCTGCCGCCCGGCGGCATCGCGGCGGTGACCAAGCCGCAGGGGCTGCCCGAAGGCGTGATCCAGCTGCAGTTCGGCACCAGTTGGGGCAGCCTGGTCGCCGCCTGGTTCACCGAGTGGGAACGCACCGGCGAGCGCCACTGGCGCGACCGTATCCTGGCCGGCATGGACAGCATCGCCGCCCTGCCGCTCCAGTGGTGGGCAGGCGGCGCCAATTTCGACCTGACCAGCGGCCGCTTCGTCTCCGGCGGCGAGCAGATCAGCGTCAGCCACCTCAATGCCGTGTTCGGCGTGGTCGAGATCATGGCCGAAGTGCTGCCGCTGGTCGATGCGCCGCGCTACCGCGCCGCCTGGATCGACTATTGTGCCTGGTACAATGCGCCCGCCGCGGACTGGAAGCGGCGCTTCGGTGAGCCACCGCGCGGCCACAACCTGCGGCAGGCCCATTCACGCCTCACCGCCTATGCCGCCCATGCACTGGGCGATGCGGCGTTGGCACGGCGGGCCTGGACCGAGTTTCACGCGGGCGAGCTGCCGGACCGGCTTACGGCACGCTCCGTAGGCGCAGGGCAAGTCGAGATCGCCGGGCTTTCCACCAACAGCGCCGCGCAGTGGGGGCTGGGGGCGATTCAGAACCTCGCCCTGCTGCCCGCCGGCTTGGTCGAAGGATCCGGCTAGGACCGGGCGGGCGCCTCATCCCGCGCCAGCCGGGCGACCGTGGCGGTCACGGTCAGGTTGGCGCTGGCGCTGGCGACCGTGCGGGTCATGTCGAGCAGCCGGTCGAACGGCAGCACGAAGCCCACCACCAGCGCGGTCTGCTCGGCCGAGACGCCCACCGCCGCCAGCACTGCCGCCAGCATGAACAGCGAGGCCGAAGGGATCGGCGCGGTACCGAAAGCGGCCAGCGATCCGGTCAGCAGCACCAGCGCAAGCATGACCGCATCGACATGGACACCCAGCGCCTGAAGACTGAACACGCTGAGCAGGCCGACGTACATCGCGGTGCCGTCCTTGCCGATGCTGGCGCCGATCGGCAGCACGGTGGAGGCGACGCCCGGCTCGATCGCCAGGTCTTCCAGCGCGATGCGCAGCGCCACCGGCAGGGTCGCCGCCGAGGAGGCAGTGGAGAAGGCCACCACCAGCGCATCGAAGGCGGCGCGGAAAAAGCCGCGCACGGAAAGTCGCGCCGCCAGCTTGATCAGCGGCAGGTGCACCAGCACGATCTGGGCGATCACCCCCAGCACCACGCAAAGCGCCAGCATGCCGATGTTGGTGAAGACGGCCACGCCGTTTTCCGCCACCGCACCGGCAATCAGCGCCATGACGCCCAACGGCGTGACTTCCATCACCAGCGTGACGAGGTGGAACAGCACCCGCCCTGCCGCTTGCAGCAAGGCCGCGACCGGCTTGCCCGGCTCGCCCGCCAGCACCGTGC
It contains:
- a CDS encoding Tat pathway signal sequence domain protein is translated as MPCSRRAVLRATLLGGGALCLPARVLAAPSRVPDIDLHWLDGTAPAWDAGQSFGVPWPRGTLRHAGRLAARTEDGAPLPVQSWPLAYWPDGSIKWSGHALPAGHHAPEQVEITAGRPANPGETVSVEQLAEAVIVTVGPTRWRVPKTGSAVIASAEREGRVLLRDVALVARAQDAASGEEADTLSQQHFTSRIDSVTVEQTGPVRAVLKVDGIHAGAARAWLPFSLRLYFTSGSEAVRIVHSVIWDGDAEHDFLSGLGVTAHVPMRGGLHDRHVRLATENSLFAEAVRPLTGLRRDPGEAFRQAQIDGRAVPDLAALPETFAPLLESIPAWGDFRLFQGSSEGFLLTKRTRKGRAPIQSLEGHRARGLAYVGSPQGGAAIGMADFWKRHPVQLDIAGATGEEAQLTAWLWAPDAPAMDMRSYRDVLGMTDYPAQNRGLDVTYEDYEPGWDSAKGIARTNELWLWALPATPDAATLESYAAHVARPPRLQASPAQIRAAGVFGDWALPAASGPAAEAVERQNDLLLGHYQGEIERRHWYGFWNHGDVMHTYDADRHQWRYDIGGYAWDNSELSTDLWLWYSYLRTGRADLFRMAEAMTRHTGEVDVYHAGPWAGLGTRHGVQHWSDSSKQPRVSNAAYRRIYYYLTGDERVGDLMRALIHSDLALQKVDIGRKVADRAPESLPPGGIAAVTKPQGLPEGVIQLQFGTSWGSLVAAWFTEWERTGERHWRDRILAGMDSIAALPLQWWAGGANFDLTSGRFVSGGEQISVSHLNAVFGVVEIMAEVLPLVDAPRYRAAWIDYCAWYNAPAADWKRRFGEPPRGHNLRQAHSRLTAYAAHALGDAALARRAWTEFHAGELPDRLTARSVGAGQVEIAGLSTNSAAQWGLGAIQNLALLPAGLVEGSG
- a CDS encoding dicarboxylate/amino acid:cation symporter, translated to MKALFRSWLGVPLWRRVMIGLACGVAIGLFWPAATPWIGWIGELFVRLIRMLVVPIVFVSIASGVTALADPRKLGAVGARTVLLFAATTACAVSIGMIVGLLVEPGAGAAIGNAQAHALGTPKSVHDQLMGIVPVNIVQSLADGDMLAIIFFAMAFGFSTVLAGEPGKPVAALLQAAGRVLFHLVTLVMEVTPLGVMALIAGAVAENGVAVFTNIGMLALCVVLGVIAQIVLVHLPLIKLAARLSVRGFFRAAFDALVVAFSTASSAATLPVALRIALEDLAIEPGVASTVLPIGASIGKDGTAMYVGLLSVFSLQALGVHVDAVMLALVLLTGSLAAFGTAPIPSASLFMLAAVLAAVGVSAEQTALVVGFVLPFDRLLDMTRTVASASANLTVTATVARLARDEAPARS
- a CDS encoding DUF6250 domain-containing protein yields the protein MTLPDLSRRAVVAGLAGACLLPVPALARGGDRRLFTDDFRHGLREWRVEAEAPAQVSVADGVLDIEAPAGLTLWFLPRLAGRIAIDYEAQAVSAGGAFDRVSDLNCFWMAQDPAAPAGDALARPRSGKFEDYDTLETYYAGLGGNGNSTTRFRRYVGTPGVRPLLPENDRRGAADMLTANRWQRIRLTADGPHIGFFRDGQALFAFEDPRPLTSGRFALRTTASHLRLRNFTVSRLV